A window of the Camelus dromedarius isolate mCamDro1 chromosome 5, mCamDro1.pat, whole genome shotgun sequence genome harbors these coding sequences:
- the ANG gene encoding angiogenin isoform X2: MVMGPLLLVFLLGVGLIPPTLAQGYQEFLSKHHDANPRGRDDRYCETMMRRRGLTSPCKDTNTFVHGSSNNIRAICEDTNGEPYGIGLRRSRDFWENPNGRGAEFSRGANCYQIISRYNFYKC, from the exons ATGGTGATGGGCCCCCTCTTGTTGGTCTTCCTGCTGGGTGTGGGTCTGATCCCACCGACCTTAGCCCAGGGATACCAGGAATTCCTGTCCAAGCACCATGATGCCAACCCCAGAGGCCGGGATGACAGATACTGTGAAACCATGATGAGGAGACGAGGCCTGACCTCACCCTGCAAAGACACCAACACCTTTGTTCATGGCAGTAGCAACAACATCAGGGCCATCTGTGAAGACACGAATGGAGAGCCTTACGGGATAGGTCTCAGGAGAAGCAG AGATTTCTGGGAAAATCCAAATGGCCGTGGAGCAGAATTTTCAAGAGGGGCAAACTGTTACCAAATAATAAGCAGGTATAACTTTTACAAATGTTAA
- the ANG gene encoding angiogenin isoform X1, whose protein sequence is MVMGPLLLVFLLGVGLIPPTLAQGYQEFLSKHHDANPRGRDDRYCETMMRRRGLTSPCKDTNTFVHGSSNNIRAICEDTNGEPYGIGLRRSRSAFQVTTCKHKGGSPRPPCQYRATKSYRVIVIACRNGFPVHLDETFFP, encoded by the coding sequence ATGGTGATGGGCCCCCTCTTGTTGGTCTTCCTGCTGGGTGTGGGTCTGATCCCACCGACCTTAGCCCAGGGATACCAGGAATTCCTGTCCAAGCACCATGATGCCAACCCCAGAGGCCGGGATGACAGATACTGTGAAACCATGATGAGGAGACGAGGCCTGACCTCACCCTGCAAAGACACCAACACCTTTGTTCATGGCAGTAGCAACAACATCAGGGCCATCTGTGAAGACACGAATGGAGAGCCTTACGGGATAGGTCTCAGGAGAAGCAGGTCTGCTTTCCAGGTCACCACTTGCAAGCACAAGGGAGGGTCCCCCCGGCCTCCATGCCAGTACAGAGCCACAAAATCCTACAGAGTCATTGTTATTGCCTGTAGAAATGGCTTTCCTGTCCACCTTGATGAGACCTTTTTCCCTTGA
- the RNASE4 gene encoding ribonuclease 4, whose protein sequence is MALQKTHSLLLLVLLTLLGLGLVQPSYGQSYMYQRFLRQHVDPAGRGGSDSYCNLMMQRRKMTSYQCKYFNTFIHEDIWKIQSICSTTSIQCKNGKMNCHEGVVKVTDCRETGSSRAPNCRYRATASMRRVVIACEGNPEVPVHFDK, encoded by the coding sequence ATGGCGCTCCAGAAGACCCATTCATTGCTGCTGCTCGTGCTGCTGACCCTGCTGGGGCTTGGGCTGGTACAGCCTTCCTACGGGCAGAGTTACATGTACCAACGATTCCTGCGGCAACACGTGGACCCTGCTGGGAGAGGTGGCAGTGATAGCTACTGCAACCTGATGATGCAAAGACGGAAGATGACTTCATATCAGTGCAAGTACTTCAACACGTTCATTCATGAAGACATTTGGAAGATTCAGAGCATCTGTAGCACCACGAGCATTCAGTGCAAGAATGGCAAGATGAACTGCCACGAGGGGGTAGTGAAGGTCACAGACTGCAGGGAGACAGGAAGTTCCAGGGCTCCCAACTGCAGGTACCGGGCCACAGCCAGCATGAGACGTGTTGTCATCGCCTGTGAGGGTAACCCAGAGGTGCCTGTGCACTTTGACAAATAG
- the EDDM3B gene encoding epididymal secretory protein E3-beta has protein sequence MASALKVLGPLLALLFPLCGLCVHSKNLSWREFMKQHHLNTNWEFRKYKCNDLMRERDVPKDKNYHIFIYTLWHKIENVCRRNWRGRYRNVYIWSQYPFKTLKCYRENNKNNYKDYKSYSYIEFHCSMNGYVDSIEDTWLLEDVSN, from the coding sequence ATGGCATCTGCTCTAAAGGTCCTGGGCCCTCTCTTGGCCCTGCTGTTCCCCCTATGTGGGCTCTGTGTACACAGCAAGAACCTCTCCTGGAGGGAATTTATGAAACAGCACCACCTGAACACAAACTGGGAATTCAGGAAGTACAAATGCAACGATCTTATGAGGGAAAGAGATGTTCCAAAAGACAAGAACTACCACATCTTCATCTATACCTTATGGCACAAAATTGAGAACGTATGCCGCAGGAACTGGAGAGGTCGCTACCGAAATGTCTACATATGGTCCCAATATCCCTTCAAAACGCTGAAGTGCTACCGGGAGAATAACAAAAATAACTACAAAGATTACAAGAGCTACAGCTACATTGAATTCCACTGTAGCATGAATGGTTATGTTGATAGTATAGAGGACACGTGGCTGTTAGAGGATGTCAGCAACTAA